TTCAGATCTCTCAGCGTATTCATGATGATTTCCTCACTGACTGAGTCAATCCCAACAAAGGGTTCATCCAAGAGGATATAGTCGGCTTCCTGCACCAAACATCTGGCAATCAAGACCCGCTGGAATTGACCTCCAGACAGTTGACTGATTTGCCGTTCAGCATAGTCAGCTAGGCCGACGATTTCAAGGGCTTCTTGCACTTTCTTCCAATGTTTAGCATTTAAACTTCGAAAGAGAGGAATAGAGGGAAATAGTCCTAACGAGACGCATTCCTTGACCTTGATGGGAAAGTTGTAGTCGATATTGATTTTTTGTTCGACATAGGCGATTCGATGTAAGGATTTTTTAACTTCCTTGTCATCGAGAAATGCCTGACCTTGATGTGGGATAATTCCCAGCATACCTTTTAATAAGGTTGATTTTCCAGCGCCGTTTGGGCCAATAATTCCGGTAATAGTGGGTCCTTGGAGCACTAGTGAAATATCCTTTAGTGCCAACGTTTCTTTGTAGGAGACACTGAGGTTTTCGATATGTATCATACAGTTATATTCCTCCTATCTTTTAATATACCTTAAAATAAAAATTAAGTCAAGTTAATTTTCGTAAATATTTAAAATATTAACTAGAAAACAATCAGGAGAAGACGGTATTTTTAATTGCAATCCCAAGGGAATTTTGCTAAGCTAGGAATAAGTGAAAATAGGAAAGCGAGAACAAGATGACACGTTATCAAGATGATTTTTATGATGCTATAAATGGTGAATGGGAAAAGACTGCCGTCATTCCAGCTGATAAATCGAGAACAGGTGGTTTTATCGACCTTGACG
This window of the Streptococcus sp. 116-D4 genome carries:
- a CDS encoding metal ABC transporter ATP-binding protein yields the protein MIHIENLSVSYKETLALKDISLVLQGPTITGIIGPNGAGKSTLLKGMLGIIPHQGQAFLDDKEVKKSLHRIAYVEQKINIDYNFPIKVKECVSLGLFPSIPLFRSLNAKHWKKVQEALEIVGLADYAERQISQLSGGQFQRVLIARCLVQEADYILLDEPFVGIDSVSEEIIMNTLRDLKKAGKTVLIVHHDLSKVPHYFDQVLLVNREVIAFGPTKETFTEANLKEAYGNRLFFNGGDL